The Pithys albifrons albifrons isolate INPA30051 chromosome 13, PitAlb_v1, whole genome shotgun sequence genome has a segment encoding these proteins:
- the ZWILCH gene encoding LOW QUALITY PROTEIN: protein zwilch homolog (The sequence of the model RefSeq protein was modified relative to this genomic sequence to represent the inferred CDS: inserted 2 bases in 1 codon; deleted 3 bases in 3 codons): protein MAAARPTPPARPSGCPGHGPARRPWLPQPIPARPCPAALPAPPPSRSRCPGPGPAALTMASCAWPARLRRAPPGKGRTPHPPLITCMSFRSVPDAAAAPAHRLPTPAPALAQLWPGPSPSXAPARLSVPIPSSPVASVPLSALPKAGTPFRRRDPHCAPPSPQSARAARLAGGSAVAAMAAAERRRRAASALGGVLRRIQEEGRESIPEHPYLYESDVEICLVGGSCQSPIGRFWNGNSPVYILQKATHNEESDSLEESKPDEALSPSELLPKESPGPAALSVARAKQLVSLYTMVQNPNMTHLGMGDLVVLPPLWVRCDGSDPQHTCWVGAEPLRAGKNITGINIYMVSCHGPTADKTCFVSLEELKMEHKRRHHSSVVTTKGFAQYELIQVAAIEDTITESGSNIYVDITWNIVDKILETPPLISAATLNIALECGDLRSPVYQVYRELQLLLALAEGLKTGVTEWPEPLESESAVELVQEFLTDLKKKLDGDGMSGNKNETETIKCDTAAVDSYIKSIFSERGDLDFAEQLWCKMRSVSSYQELIDCFTLVIKSLERGEIQPWIHQGSSSFLRTLIQQSYHGRMEGVALSGITPIRMLFEIGLDKMKKDYVSFFIGQELATLTYLDYFISTSVDLQEQVHRVQKLHHMLEIMVNCRVLLQFRHENLFPLTQVCMKYYKENPLNEKHVFQLPIRPAVVKKFYQNEHPEMWKVEISSGHGAKEVKTMWQVSTNPPVEHMASNHSGLFSDSTVNGSSEERLYFVTMTTCSPVHFT from the exons ATGGCGGCCGCGCGCCCCACGCCGCCAGCGCGGCCCtcgggctgcccagggcacggtCCTGCCCGCCGGCCCTggctcccccagcccatcccagcccggccctgccccgctGCTCTCCCGGCTCCCCCCCCGTCCCGGTcccgctgccccggccccggtcCCGCTGCGCTCACCATGGCG AGCTGCGCGTGGCCCGCCCGTCTgcgccgcgccccgcccggAAAAGGAAGGACGCCTCACCCTCCTTTAATTACG TGCATGTCCTTCCGCTCCGTGCCCGACGCTGCTGCCGCGCCGGCCCATCGGCTCCcaaccccagccccagcactggcccAGCTCTGGCCCGGCCCCAGTCCATC GGCCCCGGCGCGTCTCTCAGTGCCCATCCCGAGCTCTCCGGTGGCCTCTGTCCCTCTCAGTGCCCTCCCAAAGGCT GGAACTCCTTTCCGGCGGAGGGATCCTCATTGCGCTCCGCCCTCCCCTCAGAGCGCGCGCGCGGCGCGTCTGGCGGGAGGTTCGGCTGTGGCGGCCAtggcggcggcggagcggcggcggcgggcggcgagCGCGCTGGGCGGGGTGCTGCGGCG gatacaggaagagggaagggagagtATCCCTGAACATCCCTATCTCTACGAG AGTGATGTAGAGATCTGTTTGGTTGGGGGCAGTTGCCAAAGCCCCATTGGAAGGTTTTGGAATGGGAACAGTCCAGTGTACATTCTGCAGAAAGCA ACACACAATGAGGAAAGTGACTCATTGGAAGAATCAAAACCAGATGAAGCTCTTTCTCCTTCTGAGCTTTTGCCAAAGGAGAGTCCTGGAcctgcagctctttctgtgGCAAGAGCAAA GCAGTTGGTTTCCTTATACACAATGGTGCAGAATCCCAACATGACCCACCTGGGGATGGGTGACCTGGTTGtgcttccccctctctgggtcaGGTGTGATGGTTCTGATCCTCAGCACACCTGCTGGGTTGGGGCTGAGCCTCTCAGGGCTGGAAAGAACATCACAGGCATCAACATTTACATGGTCTCATGTCATG gTCCTACAGCTGATAAAACCTGTTTTGTAAGCCTGGAAGAGCTCAAAATGGAACATAAAAGAAGGCATCATTCATCTGTT GTGACAACAAAAGGATTTGCTCAGTACGAGCTGATCCAAGTTGCTGCAATAGAGGACACCATTACAGAATCTGGAAGCAATATATATGTTGATATTACATGGAATATTGTTGATAAGATTCTGGAGACTCCCCCACTGATTTCAGCTGCCACACTG AATATTGCCCTGGAGTGTGGGGACCTCAGGAGTCCTGTGTACCAGGTGTATCGggagctgcagcttctgctg GCTTTGGCTGAGGGTTTGAAGACTGGTGTGACCGAGTGGCCCGAGCCACTGGAGTCTGAATCAGCTGTTGAACTGGTCCAGGAATTCCTCACTG aTTTAAAGAAGAAGCTGGATGGAGATGGTATGTctgggaacaagaatgaaacagaG ACCATCAAGTGTGACACAGCTGCAGTGGACAGTTACATAAAATCCATCTTCAGTGAGCGAGGAGACCTGGATTTTGCTGAACAATTATGGTGCAAAATGAGAA GTGTCAGTTCCTATCAGGAGTTGATAGACTGTTTCACACTGGTGATAAAATCCCTGGAACGTGGGGAGATACAGCCCTGG ATCCAtcaggggagcagcagcttcCTACGGACATTGATCCAACAGTCCTACCATGGCCGGATGGAGGGGGTTGCCCTCAGTGGCATCACCCCCATTCGAATGCTCTTTGAGATTGGGCTGGACAAGATGAAGAAGGATTATGTCAGCTTTTTCATAG GCCAGGAACTTGCAACATTAACCTACCTG GATTACTTCATTTCCACCTCAGTGGATCTACAAGAACAAGTTCATCGTGTTCAGAAGCTTCACCACATGCTGGAAATAATGGTCAACTGCAGAGTCTTACTCCAGTTTAGACATGAGAACCTCTTCCCTTTGACACA GGTTTGCATGAAGTACTACAAGGAGAACCCTCTGAATGAGAAGCACGTGTTCCAGCTGCCCATCAGACCAGCTGTTGTGAAGAAGTTCTATCAAAA TGAACACCCTGAAATGTGGAAGGTGGAGATAAGTAGTGGGCACGGAGCAAAGGAGGTGAAAACCATGTGGCAAGTTAGTACTAATCCTCCAGTTGAACATATGGCATCAAACCATTCAG GGCTCTTTTCCGACTCCACAGTTAATGGGAGCAGTGAGGAAAGACTCTATTTTGTCACAATGACCACCTGCAGCCCAGTGCATTTCACATGA